The sequence CATTTCCGTGCTCGGCTTCGTCAGCATCCTGCTCACCGGCGGCATCGGCCTGCTGCAGCTGGATCCGAAATGGATTGCGGTCAAGGAGGCGGCGGTGCCGGGCGTGATCGGGCTGGCAGTGCTGTTTTCGCTCTACACGCGCTACCCGATCGTGCGCACCTTCCTCTACAACGACAAGATCATCCGCGTGGCGGAAGTCGACGCGGCGCTGGCGGAGCGCGGCAACCATCCCGCCTTCGAGCGCACGCTGGTGCACGCGTCATGGATGCTCGCGGCTTCTTTCTTCCTGTCATCGCTGCTGAATTTCGTGCTCGCCAAGCTCATCGTGCGGAGCCCGGCGGGCACGACGGCATTCAACGAGGAGCTGGGCCGCATGACGGCGCTCTCCTACCCGGTGATCGTGATCCCGTCCATGGCGATCATGATCATCACCATGTGGTACCTCTTCAGCCGCATCCGCGGCTTGACGGGCATGGACCTGGAGCAGATCCTCAAGACCTGAGGAGGCAAACATGAACGGATTCCTGGTACGCATGCTGATCACCGCCATCTCATTGTGGCTCGCGGCCCTGGTGGTGCCGGGCATGCATCTTGCGGGCTTCGGCACCGTGCTCGGCGCGGCGCTGGTGCTCGGCATCGTCAATGCATTCGTGCGGCCGATCGTGATCCTGCTGACCCTGCCGCTGACCATCCTGACGCTCGGGCTGTTCCTGCTCGTGGTCAACGCCATGATGCTGGGCCTGGTCTCGGCGATGTTCAGCGGTTTCAGCATCAGCGGTTTCTGGAGCGCCATTTTCGGCGCCATCTTCGTCAGCTTCTTCAGCTGGCTGGCGTCGGCCTTCATCGGCCCGAGCGGACGCTACGAGGTGATGGTGGTGCGCCGCGACTAGCGGCCGGCGCCGCGAGGCAACCGCCTGACGCTCAGCGCCGGCCGATGACCCGCGCGCTGACGCTGACCCATGCCACGCTGGCGATGATCACCGCCATGCCGGCGAGCTGCATGCGCGTCAGCTGCTCGTCGAGCAGCCACCAGCCCAGCACCGTGGCAATGGCCGGATTGACGTAGGCGATGGTGCCGAGACGCGCCGGGGTGGTCTGGTTGATCAGCCACATGTAGGTGGCGTAGGCGATGCAGGAGCCGAACACCGTCAGGTAGAGCAGGCCGCCGATGCCCGCGAGGGTCCAGGTCCAGCGCGCCAGCTCGCCGTTGAGCAGGCCGATCATGGTGAGCACGGCGCCGCCGATGAGCATCTGGCAGGCGACGTACATCAACGGCTTCATGGTCACCGCGGTATTGCGGCTGTACATCGTGGCCCAGGACCAGGCCACCGTCGACAGGACGATCCCGATCTTGGGCCAGAACAGGTCGCCGCCGGGTGCGTCGCCCACCGGCCCCTGCGGCCAGACCATGAGCGCGGTGCCGCACAGGCCCACCAGCAGGCCCAGGCGCGTGGCCGTGCTCAACGGCACGCCGCGCCTCCCGAAGGTGCCGAACCACGCCGTGAACAGCGCCCCGCTGGCGATGATCAGGGCCGCCTGGTTGGACGGCACCCATTGCTCGGCCCAGGTGACGACGCCGTTGCCGAGCACGATGAAGGCGACCCCGACGATCGCGGCGGTGCGCCAGTCGGACGGTGCGCGCGGCAACGGCTGGCCGCGCGCCAGGGCCAGCGCGCCCAGCACCAGCCCCGCGATGATGAAGCGCACGCCGGCCAGCAGCCCGGGCGGCAGGTCCTGCACGGCGACGCGGATTGCGAGGTAGGTCGAGCCCCAGACGATGTAGACCACGG comes from Thioalkalivibrio sp. XN279 and encodes:
- a CDS encoding VC0807 family protein, translated to MSATAEPRESALLSLGVNIAIPAVILMKLSGEETLGPVGGLLLALAFPLGYGVWDFHRRREWNFISVLGFVSILLTGGIGLLQLDPKWIAVKEAAVPGVIGLAVLFSLYTRYPIVRTFLYNDKIIRVAEVDAALAERGNHPAFERTLVHASWMLAASFFLSSLLNFVLAKLIVRSPAGTTAFNEELGRMTALSYPVIVIPSMAIMIITMWYLFSRIRGLTGMDLEQILKT
- a CDS encoding phage holin family protein translates to MNGFLVRMLITAISLWLAALVVPGMHLAGFGTVLGAALVLGIVNAFVRPIVILLTLPLTILTLGLFLLVVNAMMLGLVSAMFSGFSISGFWSAIFGAIFVSFFSWLASAFIGPSGRYEVMVVRRD
- a CDS encoding EamA family transporter gives rise to the protein MDPIASRLALVTAFAVVYIVWGSTYLAIRVAVQDLPPGLLAGVRFIIAGLVLGALALARGQPLPRAPSDWRTAAIVGVAFIVLGNGVVTWAEQWVPSNQAALIIASGALFTAWFGTFGRRGVPLSTATRLGLLVGLCGTALMVWPQGPVGDAPGGDLFWPKIGIVLSTVAWSWATMYSRNTAVTMKPLMYVACQMLIGGAVLTMIGLLNGELARWTWTLAGIGGLLYLTVFGSCIAYATYMWLINQTTPARLGTIAYVNPAIATVLGWWLLDEQLTRMQLAGMAVIIASVAWVSVSARVIGRR